A single Drosophila ananassae strain 14024-0371.13 chromosome 3L, ASM1763931v2, whole genome shotgun sequence DNA region contains:
- the LOC6494698 gene encoding exosome complex component RRP4 — translation MTANATIELALDRVDWRDLAAHPENLPRVYTPGEVLMPEAGFMRGHGTFVEDETIKASVAGVIEKVNKLISVRPLKSRYVGEIGDVVVARVIEVQQKRWRVDTNSRLDSILLLSSVNLPGGELRRRSAEDEQMMRRYLDEGDLISAEVQNIFEEGTLSLYTRSLKYGKLSQGLLVKVFPALVKRRKMHFHNLPCGASVILGNNGYIWIAPTKAQEQDGGEGGFAQNLNEHVPRNDREVIARLRNCVLALAKCKLMIYDTSIQYAYEESLKYEAHELLQQNAIYDIGEQTQSRLRDSDE, via the exons ATGACTGCAAATGCCACAATAGAACTGGCCCTAGATCGGGTCGACTGGAGGGATTTGGCGGCCCATCCGGAAAACCTTCCTCGTGTCTACACGCCCGGCGAAGTGCTGATGCCGGAGGCTGGTTTCATGCGAGGCCATGGAACGTTCGTCGAGGACGAGACCATCAAGGCCTCTGTGGCTGGCGTGATCGAGAAGGTTAACAAACTGATCTCCGTTCGGCCATTAAAGAGCCGCTACGTGGGTGAGATCGGCGATGTGGTAGTGGCCCGGGTCATTGAGGTCCAACAGAAGCGCTGGCGCGTGGATACCAACTCGAGGTTGGATTCGATTCTGCTGCTCTCGTCCGTGAATCTGCCGGGTGGAGAGCTCAGGAGGAGATCGGCAGAGGATGAGCAGATGATGCGGCGGTATCTGGACGAAGGGGATCTCATTTCCGCCGAAGTTCAG AACATCTTTGAGGAGGGCACTCTATCGCTCTATACGCGGAGTTTGAAGTACGGAAAACTGTCCCAGGGCCTGTTGGTCAAGGTCTTTCCCGCCCTCGTCAAGCGACGCAAGATGCACTTCCACAACTTGCCCTGCGGAGCCTCCGTGATCCTGGGAAACAACGGCTACATCTGGATTGCACCCACAAAGGCGCAAGAGCAGGACGGCGGCGAAGGCGGATTTGCACAGAATTTAAACGAACATGTGCCGCGAAACGATCGTGAGGTGATTGCCCGCCTGAGGAACTGTGTCCTGGCCCTGGCCAAGTGCAAGCTAATGATCTACGATACCAGCATCCAATACGCTTACGAGGAGTCTCTGAAGTATGAGGCCCACGAGCTGCTGCAACAGAATGCCATCTATGACATTGGCGAGCAAACGCAGTCTAGGCTGCGGGACTCGGACGAGTAG
- the LOC6495908 gene encoding phosphatidylinositol 3-kinase catalytic subunit type 3 — MDQPDDHFRYIHSSSLHERVQIKVGTLEGKKRQPDYEKLLEDPILRFSGLYSEEHPSFQVRLQVFNQGRPYCLPVTSSYKAFGKRWSWNEWVTLPLQFSDLPRSAMLVLSILDCSGAGQTTVIGGTSISVFGKDGMFRQGMYDLRVWLGVEGDGGFPSKTPGKGKESSKSQMQRLGKLAKKHRNGQVQKVDWLDRLTFREIEVINEREKRMSDYMFLMIEFPAIVVDDTYNYAVVYFEPEGDVKYKLPAKPKLVSVPDSEIQMENLVERKHHRLARSERSGISDRDAKPTASIRDQLHTIVYRYPSTYVLSSEEQDMVWKFRFYLSSHKKALTKFLKCINWKLEDEVTQALWMLANWAPMDVEDALELLSPTFTHPQVRKYAVSRLAQAPDEDLLLYLLQLVQALKYEDPRHINHLHGCIFPDRDVVRSMPDDSCSQLDQSSLSDLSATSSGLHASVIPANQRAASFLAAIKADKSLSPGSAGGSGGSVIAAGPSVPGTPGGSSLPCDSNSNALMLADGISFGSVPANLCTFLIQRACTNATLANYFYWYLSIEVEETESVRKQDERAHHMYEMVLNMFQKVLENGNFELRGIYYHLKKQRRFIDELVKLVKLVAKEPGNRNKKTEKFQKLLAEQDSFKVNFTNFEPIPFPLDPEIYITKIVPMRTTLFKSALMPAKLTFVTNIAQHEYVAIFKHGDDLRQDQLILQMITLMDKLLRRENLDLKLTPYKVLATSPKHGFLQYIDSCTVAEVLAREGNIHNFFRKHHPCDNGPYGISSEVMDTYIKSCAGYCVITYLLGVGDRHLDNLLLTTNGKLFHIDFGYILGRDPKPMPPPMKLSKEMVEAMGGISSEHHHEFRKQCYTAYLHLRRHANVMLNLFSLMVDATVPDIALEPDKAVKKVEENLQLGLTDEEAVQHLQSLLDVSITAVMPALVEQIHRFTQYWRK; from the exons ATGGACCAACCGGATGACCATTTTCGCTACATACACAGCTCCTCCCTCCACGAACGGGTCCAAATCAAAGT TGGGACGCTCGAGGGGAAAAAACGACAACCAGATTATGAAAAACTTCTGGAGGATCCAATTCTGAGGTTCTCGGGACTCTACTCCGAGGAACATCCTTCGTTTCAGGTGCGCCTCCAGGTGTTCAATCAGGGAAGGCCCTACTGCTTACCTGTTACCAGCTCGTACAAGGCCTTCGGCAAGCGATGGAGCTGGAACGAGTGGGTGACGCTGCCCCTTCAGTTCTCCGACCTGCCCCGGAGCGCAATGCTAGTCCTTTCCATCCTGGATTGTTCCGGAGCTGGCCAAACCACGGTCATAGGCGGCACCTCCATCTCGGTTTTCGGGAAGGACGGCATGTTCCGACAGGGAATGTACGACTTGAGGGTTTGGCTGGGCGTTGAGGGCGATGGTGGTTTCCCCAGTAAGACCCCCGGCAAGGGTAAGGAGTCCTCCAAGTCCCAAATGCAGCGTCTcggaaaattggccaaaaagcacCGGAATGGCCAGGTCCAAAAGGTCGACTGGCTGGATCGTCTGACCTTCCGCGAAATCGAGGTGATCAATGAGCGGGAGAAGCGCATGTCCGACTACATGTTCCTTATGATCGAGTTTCCCGCCATAGTTGTGGATGATACTTATAAT TATGCGGTGGTCTATTTTGAACCGGAGGGCGATGTCAAGTACAAACTGCCAGCTAAACCCAAGCTGGTTTCCGTACCCGACTCGGAGATTCAGATGGAGAATTTAGTGGAAAGGAAGCACCATCGCCTAGCGCGTTCCGAGCGCTCGGGCATTTCCGATAGGGATGCTAAGCCCACGGCCAG CATTCGGGATCAGTTACACACCATTGTGTACAGGTATCCATCGACATACGTACTGagcagcgaggagcaggaCATGGTCTGGAAGTTTCGTTTCTATTTATCTTCCCACAAGAAGGCGCTGACCAAGTTCCTCAAGTGCATCAACTGGAAGCTGGAGGATGAAGTGACGCAAGCTCTATGGATGCTGGCCAATTGGGCGCCCATGGACGTCGAGGATGCCCTGGAATTGTTGAGCCCCACGTTTACTCATCCGCAGGTGCGAAAGTATGCAGTCAGTCGATTGGCTCAGGCTCCGGACGAGGACCTACTCTTGTATCTGCTGCAATTGGTGCAAGCTCTGAAGTACGAGGATCCTCGCCACATCAACCATCTTCACGGCTGTATATTCCCCGATCGCGATGTCGTGCGGTCTATGCCGGATGATAGCTGCTCGCAGCTGGACCAGAGCAGTCTCTCGGATCTCAGTGCCACCAGCAGCGGCCTGCATGCCTCTGTGATTCCTGCGAATCAACGAGCTGCTAGTTTCCTGGCTGCCATCAAGGCTGACAAGTCCCTGAGCCCCGGATCAGCGGGCGGTAGTGGCGGATCAGTGATTGCGGCTGGTCCCTCAGTTCCTGGCACTCCTGGTGGCAGTTCCCTGCCCTGCGACTCCAACTCTAATGCCCTGATGCTGGCCGATGGCATCAGCTTTGGCAGTGTTCCCGCAAATCTCTGCACATTCCTGATTCAGCGCGCCTGCACAAATGCCACGCTGGCGAACTACTTCTATTGGTATTTGTCGATCGAGGTGGAGGAGACGGAGTCCGTGAGAAAGCAGGACGAGCGGGCCCACCACATGTACGAAATGGTTCTGAACATGTTCCAAAAGGTTCTGGAGAATG GAAACTTTGAACTGAGAGGCATCTACTACCATCTTAAGAAGCAGCGTCGGTTCATCGACGAGCTGGTCAAGCTGGTCAAGTTGGTGGCCAAGGAGCCGGGCAATCGCAACAAGAAAACTGAAAAGTTCCAAAAGCTTCTTGCCGAGCAGGACAGCTTTAAGGTGAACTTTACCAACTTTGAACCGATTCCCTTCCCCCTAGACCCGGAGATCTATATTACCAAGATTGTCCCGATGCGGACTACTCTCTTCAAGAGTGCTCTTATGCCAGCCAA GCTGACTTTCGTCACGAACATTGCCCAGCACGAGTACGTGGCTATTTTCAAGCACGGCGACGATCTCCGCCAGGACCAGCTCATCCTGCAAATGATAACCCTGATGGATAAGTTGTTGCGCCGGGAAAACCTTGACTTGAAGCTGACTCCCTACAAGGTGCTGGCCACCAGCCCGAAGCACGGCTTCCTGCAGTACATTGACTCCTGCACGGTGGCGGAAGTCCTGGCTCGCGAAGGAAACATCCACAACTTCTTCCGGAAACACCACCCCTGTGATAACGGGCCCTATGGTATTTCCTCGGAGGTAATGGACACCTACATCAAGAGCTGTGCCGGCTACTGTGTCATCACCTATTTACTCG GCGTTGGGGATCGTCATCTGGACAACCTACTGCTGACCACCAACGGCAAGCTGTTTCACATTGACTTCGGGTACATTTTGGGCCGCGATCCCAAGCCCATGCCCCCGCCCATGAAGCTCAGCAAGGAGATGGTGGAAGCCATGGGCGGAATCAGTTCGGAGCACCACCATGAGTTCCGGAAACAGTGCTATACGGCGTACTTGCATCTGCGCCGGCACGCCAATGTGATGTTGAACTTGTTCTCGCTGATGGTGGACGCCACAGTTCCAGACATCGCTCTTGAGCCCGACAAGGCTGTGAAAAAGGTGGAGGAGAACCTCCAGCTGGGATTGACGGACGAGGAGGCGGTTCAGCATCTGCAAAGTCTACTGGATGTGTCGATTACGGCCGTAATGCCGGCACTGGTGGAGCAAATACATCGGTTCACCCAATATTGGAGGAAGTAG
- the LOC6495909 gene encoding uncharacterized protein LOC6495909, producing MAQFRSKKPVWLFLKLTEFLLSGGCCYMHYYCFMTEKIPHMFLLCGTYGGSSIMCFLAVIGVFYAEKPAMKYEAAFSAILGSMFLLTVFAQMHMATMNNFKQKHWAGFYECCRDNSLIALYAAAIFFIHCSFSLDLMLSHERLHVHPLRSQRPLRLYFLSPGMEAFLSRFKWFRGISSQILDSTQGSDESSAPESDSDDESHQTRVPSTRRRTTRVFEQDTSISAYVK from the coding sequence ATGGCTCAGTTCCGTTCCAAGAAGCCCGTATGGCTGTTCTTAAAGCTGACGGAGTTCCTTCTGAGCGGAGGATGTTGCTACATGCACTACTATTGCTTCATGACCGAGAAGATACCGCACATGTTCCTGCTCTGCGGCACTTACGGTGGCTCGTCGATAATGTGCTTCCTGGCCGTGATTGGAGTCTTCTACGCCGAGAAGCCGGCGATGAAATATGAAGCCGCCTTCTCCGCCATTCTGGGATCCATGTTCCTGTTGACCGTTTTCGCCCAAATGCACATGGCCACGATGAACAACTTCAAGCAGAAACACTGGGCGGGATTTTATGAGTGCTGCCGGGATAACTCCTTGATTGCTCTCTATGCCGCCGCCATCTTCTTCATACATTGCTCCTTTTCCCTGGACCTGATGTTGTCCCACGAACGCCTGCATGTCCATCCGTTGAGGAGCCAACGGCCTCTCCGACTGTACTTTCTCAGTCCGGGCATGGAGGCGTTCCTTAGCCGGTTCAAGTGGTTTAGAGGCATCTCCTCCCAAATACTAGACAGCACCCAAGGCTCCGATGAAAGCTCAGCGCCCGAATCTGACTCCGATGATGAGTCACATCAAACCCGTGTTCCAAGCACACGCCGCAGGACAACCAGGGTGTTTGAGCAGGACACGTCGATTAGTGCTTATGTGAAATAG